In one Chitinophaga sancti genomic region, the following are encoded:
- a CDS encoding head GIN domain-containing protein, with protein sequence MKTTAIAFLMLMLASVNVFAQKDRITGSGTIKKESRSASAFKSIAASGSFNVYITPGSGTNIEIEADDNLLPYIVTDIENGELQLHVKKGYDIKPTQKITVNVSMAEIKELAASGSGGFYSKGTLKGDKVELGISGSVIIDMELNAEKLEIGVSGSTKIALRGNVTKVEYGISGSASVDALALKSENVEVGVSGSGDLAVNAEKKLDISVSGGAKIRYKGNPSINQSSSGSSKVTKID encoded by the coding sequence ATGAAAACGACAGCTATTGCATTCCTCATGCTCATGTTAGCCAGTGTAAATGTATTTGCACAAAAAGATCGTATAACCGGCAGCGGAACTATTAAAAAAGAATCAAGATCTGCCTCTGCCTTCAAAAGCATTGCAGCTTCTGGTAGTTTCAATGTATATATCACACCTGGTTCAGGTACGAACATTGAAATAGAGGCGGATGATAATTTACTGCCTTATATCGTAACAGATATAGAAAACGGCGAGTTGCAACTGCATGTAAAAAAAGGTTACGATATTAAGCCTACACAAAAGATCACTGTAAATGTTAGCATGGCAGAAATAAAGGAGCTGGCAGCAAGCGGTTCTGGTGGCTTTTATAGTAAGGGAACGCTGAAAGGGGATAAGGTAGAACTGGGGATTAGCGGTAGTGTGATCATTGATATGGAACTGAATGCAGAAAAGCTGGAGATAGGTGTATCTGGTTCTACCAAGATAGCATTGAGAGGGAATGTGACAAAGGTTGAATATGGTATATCAGGATCTGCGAGTGTAGATGCACTGGCCCTGAAATCTGAGAATGTTGAGGTAGGTGTGTCTGGTAGTGGTGACCTGGCAGTGAATGCAGAGAAGAAACTGGACATCAGCGTGTCTGGTGGTGCGAAAATTCGTTACAAAGGTAATCCTTCCATTAACCAGTCATCTTCAGGCTCCTCAAAGGTGACGAAGATAGACTAA